A single window of Cottoperca gobio chromosome 9, fCotGob3.1, whole genome shotgun sequence DNA harbors:
- the ap1b1 gene encoding AP-1 complex subunit beta-1 isoform X5: protein MQEWANQLCENRQFGSKMTDSKYFTTTKKGEIFELKAELNSDKKEKKKEAVKKVIASMTVGKDVSALFPDVVNCMQTDNLELKKLVYLYLMNYAKSQPDMAIMAVNTFVKDCEDPNPLIRALAVRTMGCIRVDKITEYLCEPLRKCLKDEDPYVRKTAAVCVAKLHDINAQLVEDQGFLDTLKDLISDSNPMVVANAVAALSEIAESHPNSNLLDLNPQTINKLLTALNECTEWGQIFILDCLANYTPRDDRESQSICERVTPRLSHANSAVVLSAVKVLMKFMEMLPKDLDYYGTLLKKLAPPLVTLLSAEPELQYVALRNINLIVQRRPEILKHEMKVFFVKYNDPIYVKLEKLDIMIRLASQANIAQVLAELKEYATEVDVDFVRKAVRAIGRCAIKVEQSAERCVSTLLDLIQTKVNYVVQEAIVVIKDIFRKYPNKYESVIATLCENLDSLDEPEARAAMIWIVGEYAERIDNADELLESFLEGFHDESTQVQLQLLTAIVKLFLKKPTETQELVQQVLSLATQDSDNPDLRDRGYIYWRLLSTDPVAAKEVVLAEKPLISEETDLIEPTLLEELICHIGTLASVYHKPPSAFVEGSRGVQHKRLAGSSGSGESVESPDTGSAAGVSEAPPAVIPSQGDLLGDLLNLDLTPTTTGPPPPASTGMQMGAMDLLGGGLDSLLGGDLGGSPAMGAPFGAPPATMPASFNAPVSGGLDDLFDLAGGVGMPMGAYNPPKTLWLPAMKAKGLEISGTFVRRAGVIQMEMTLNNKAMSVMSDFAIQFNRNSFGLAPAGPLQILTPLSPNQSIEAALPLSTVGPVMKMEPLNNLQVAVKNNIDVFYFSCQYPISMLFVEDGKMERQVFLATWKDIPNDNESQFQIKDCHLNSDAASNKLQGSNIFTIAKRTVEGQDMLYQSMKLTNGIWVLAELRVQMGNPNYTISLKCRAPEVSQCVFQNYEMVLKN, encoded by the exons ATGCAGGAATGGGCGAATCAATTATGC GAGAATCGACAATTTGGATCCAAGATGACTGACTCCAAGTACTTCACCACTACCAAGAAAG GGGAGATATTTGAGCTCAAGGCAGAGCTAAACAGTgataagaaagagaagaagaaggaggctGTGAAGAAGGTCATTGCATCCATGACAGTTGGCAAGGATGTCAG CGCCCTGTTCCCAGATGTTGTGAACTGCATGCAGACGGACAACCTGGAGCTGAAAAAGCTGGTCTACCTCTACCTGATGAACTACGCCAAGAGTCAGCCAGACATGGCTATCATGGCTGTGAACACCTTTGTAAAG GACTGTGAAGACCCTAACCCTCTGATCCGGGCCCTTGCTGTTCGCACAATGGGCTGCATCCGTGTGGACAAGATCACAGAGTACCTCTGTGAGCCACTGAGGAAATGTCTGAAGGATGAAGACCCGTATGTGAGGAagacagctgctgtgtgtgtagcGAAGCTCCATGATATCAATGCCCAGTTGGTGGAGGACCAAGGCTTCCTGGACACCCTTAAAGACCTCATTTCGGACTCCAACCCCATG GTTGTAGCAAACGCAGTGGCAGCGCTGTCTGAGATAGCAGAGTCTCACCCCAACAGTAATCTACTGGACCTGAACCCTCAGACCATCAACAAGTTGCTGACAGCTTTAAATGAGTGTACAGAGTGGGGACAGATATTCATTCTCGACTGCCTGGCTAACTACACACCTCGTGATGACCGCGAGTCCCAAAG CATCTGTGAGCGTGTGACCCCACGGCTCTCCCACGCCAACTCTGCAGTGGTGTTGTCCGCTGTTAAAGTTTTAATGAAGTTCATGGAGATGCTGCCCAAAGACTTGGACTACTATGGCACCCTGCTGAAGAAGCTCGCCCCTCCACTGgtcactctcctctctgctgagCCTGAGTTGCAATATGTGGCTCTTAGAAACATCAACCTCATCGTACAGAGACG ccCTGAGATCCTGAAACACGAGATGAAGGTTTTCTTTGTGAAGTACAATGACCCAATCTACGTCAAACTGGAGAAGCTGGACATCATGATTCGCCTAGCATCTCAAGCTAACATCGCCCAG gtCCTGGCTGAGCTGAAGGAGTACGCCACTGAGGTGGATGTAGACTTTGTCCGTAAAGCAGTCAGAGCCATTGGCCGCTGTGCCATCAAAGTAGAG CAATCAGCAGAACGCTGTGTCAGCACGCTGCTTGACCTCATCCAAACCAAGGTCAACTATGTGGTGCAGGAGGCCATTGTGGTCATTAAGGACATCTTCCGCAAGTACCCCAACAA GTATGAGAGCGTGATTGCCACCCTGTGTGAAAACCTGGACTCCCTGGATGAACCGGAGGCCCGTGCTGCCATGATCTGGATTGTGGGAGAGTATGCTGAGCGCATCGACAACGCTGATGAGCTGCTGGAGAGCTTCTTGGAGGGTTTCCATGATGAAAGCACTCAG GTGCAGTTGCAACTGCTGACGGCAATCGTCAAGTTGTTCCTGAAGAAGCCCACCGAGACCCAGGAGCTAGTGCAGCAGGTGTTGAGTCTAGCCACACAG gactCCGATAATCCAGACCTCAGGGACCGCGGCTACATCTACTGGCGTCTGCTCTCGACAGACCCCGTGGCTGCCAAGGAGGTGGTTCTGGCGGAGAAGCCCCTGATCTCAGAGGAGACAGATCTGATTGAGCCCACACTGCTGGAGGAGCTCATCTGCCACATTGGTACTCTGGCCTCTGTCTACCACAAGCCTCCCAGTGCCTTTGTTGAGGGCAGCCGTGGTGTTCAACACAAGAGACTCGCTGGCAGTTCTGGATC TGGCGAGAGTGTTGAGAGCCCAGATACTGGTTCTGCTGCTGGAGTTTCTGAGGCGCCCCCTGCTGTCATCCCATCCCAGGGAGACCTCCTGGGAGATCTGCTTAATCTGGACCTGACGCCTACTACCACCGGACCACCACCGCCCGCCTCCACTGGCATGCAGATGGGTGCTATGGACCTTCTTGGTGGAGGACTAGACAGCCTG CTTGGCGGAGACCTTGGAGGAAGTCCTGCt ATGGGGGCTCCTTTCGGTGCTCCTCCAGCTACAATGCCAGCCTCTTTCAATGCCCCCGTTAGCGGCGGACTGGATGACCTGTTTGATCTTGCAGGTGGAGTTGGTATGCCTATGGGAGCCTACAACCCCCCTAAAACA CTTTGGCTTCCAGCCATGAAGGCCAAAGGTCTGGAGATATCGGGCACTTTTGTCCGCCGAGCTGGTGTCATCCAAATGGAGATGACTCTCAATAATAAAGCCATGAGTGTCATGAGTGATTTTGCCATCCAGTTTAACAGAAACAG CTTTGGTCTCGCTCCGGCTGGTCCCCTTCAGATTCTCACTCCTCTTAGCCCAAACCAGAGTATTGAAGCGGCCCTTCCCCTCAGCACTGTGGGACCTGTCATGAAGATGGAGCCTCTCAACAACCTGCAG GTGGCTGTTAAGAACAACATTGACGTATTCTACTTCAGCTGCCAATACCCCATCAGCATGCTGTTTGTGGAGGACGGGAAGATGG AGCGACAGGTGTTCCTCGCCACATGGAAAGACATTCCTAATGACAACGAGTCCCAGTTTCAGATCAAAGACTGCCATCTCAACTCAG ATGCAGCCTCCAACAAACTGCAGGGTAGCAACATCTTCACCATAGCCAAGCGTACAGTGGAGGGTCAGGACATGCTGTATCAGTCCATGAAACTCACCAATGGCATCTGGGTGCTGGCTGAGCTGAGGGTGCAGATGGGAAACCCAAACTACACG
- the ap1b1 gene encoding AP-1 complex subunit beta-1 isoform X6 has protein sequence MQEWANQLCENRQFGSKMTDSKYFTTTKKGEIFELKAELNSDKKEKKKEAVKKVIASMTVGKDVSALFPDVVNCMQTDNLELKKLVYLYLMNYAKSQPDMAIMAVNTFVKDCEDPNPLIRALAVRTMGCIRVDKITEYLCEPLRKCLKDEDPYVRKTAAVCVAKLHDINAQLVEDQGFLDTLKDLISDSNPMVVANAVAALSEIAESHPNSNLLDLNPQTINKLLTALNECTEWGQIFILDCLANYTPRDDRESQSICERVTPRLSHANSAVVLSAVKVLMKFMEMLPKDLDYYGTLLKKLAPPLVTLLSAEPELQYVALRNINLIVQRRPEILKHEMKVFFVKYNDPIYVKLEKLDIMIRLASQANIAQVLAELKEYATEVDVDFVRKAVRAIGRCAIKVEQSAERCVSTLLDLIQTKVNYVVQEAIVVIKDIFRKYPNKYESVIATLCENLDSLDEPEARAAMIWIVGEYAERIDNADELLESFLEGFHDESTQVQLQLLTAIVKLFLKKPTETQELVQQVLSLATQDSDNPDLRDRGYIYWRLLSTDPVAAKEVVLAEKPLISEETDLIEPTLLEELICHIGTLASVYHKPPSAFVEGSRGVQHKRLAGSSGSGESVESPDTGSAAGVSEAPPAVIPSQGDLLGDLLNLDLTPTTTGPPPPASTGMQMGAMDLLGGGLDSLMGDESEPPPIPLRTDTPQSPQLPHQSPSPPDYSPTELGGDLGGSPAMGAPFGAPPATMPASFNAPVSGGLDDLFDLAGGVGMPMGAYNPPKTLWLPAMKAKGLEISGTFVRRAGVIQMEMTLNNKAMSVMSDFAIQFNRNSFGLAPAGPLQILTPLSPNQSIEAALPLSTVGPVMKMEPLNNLQLTFPSVTNEKTAG, from the exons ATGCAGGAATGGGCGAATCAATTATGC GAGAATCGACAATTTGGATCCAAGATGACTGACTCCAAGTACTTCACCACTACCAAGAAAG GGGAGATATTTGAGCTCAAGGCAGAGCTAAACAGTgataagaaagagaagaagaaggaggctGTGAAGAAGGTCATTGCATCCATGACAGTTGGCAAGGATGTCAG CGCCCTGTTCCCAGATGTTGTGAACTGCATGCAGACGGACAACCTGGAGCTGAAAAAGCTGGTCTACCTCTACCTGATGAACTACGCCAAGAGTCAGCCAGACATGGCTATCATGGCTGTGAACACCTTTGTAAAG GACTGTGAAGACCCTAACCCTCTGATCCGGGCCCTTGCTGTTCGCACAATGGGCTGCATCCGTGTGGACAAGATCACAGAGTACCTCTGTGAGCCACTGAGGAAATGTCTGAAGGATGAAGACCCGTATGTGAGGAagacagctgctgtgtgtgtagcGAAGCTCCATGATATCAATGCCCAGTTGGTGGAGGACCAAGGCTTCCTGGACACCCTTAAAGACCTCATTTCGGACTCCAACCCCATG GTTGTAGCAAACGCAGTGGCAGCGCTGTCTGAGATAGCAGAGTCTCACCCCAACAGTAATCTACTGGACCTGAACCCTCAGACCATCAACAAGTTGCTGACAGCTTTAAATGAGTGTACAGAGTGGGGACAGATATTCATTCTCGACTGCCTGGCTAACTACACACCTCGTGATGACCGCGAGTCCCAAAG CATCTGTGAGCGTGTGACCCCACGGCTCTCCCACGCCAACTCTGCAGTGGTGTTGTCCGCTGTTAAAGTTTTAATGAAGTTCATGGAGATGCTGCCCAAAGACTTGGACTACTATGGCACCCTGCTGAAGAAGCTCGCCCCTCCACTGgtcactctcctctctgctgagCCTGAGTTGCAATATGTGGCTCTTAGAAACATCAACCTCATCGTACAGAGACG ccCTGAGATCCTGAAACACGAGATGAAGGTTTTCTTTGTGAAGTACAATGACCCAATCTACGTCAAACTGGAGAAGCTGGACATCATGATTCGCCTAGCATCTCAAGCTAACATCGCCCAG gtCCTGGCTGAGCTGAAGGAGTACGCCACTGAGGTGGATGTAGACTTTGTCCGTAAAGCAGTCAGAGCCATTGGCCGCTGTGCCATCAAAGTAGAG CAATCAGCAGAACGCTGTGTCAGCACGCTGCTTGACCTCATCCAAACCAAGGTCAACTATGTGGTGCAGGAGGCCATTGTGGTCATTAAGGACATCTTCCGCAAGTACCCCAACAA GTATGAGAGCGTGATTGCCACCCTGTGTGAAAACCTGGACTCCCTGGATGAACCGGAGGCCCGTGCTGCCATGATCTGGATTGTGGGAGAGTATGCTGAGCGCATCGACAACGCTGATGAGCTGCTGGAGAGCTTCTTGGAGGGTTTCCATGATGAAAGCACTCAG GTGCAGTTGCAACTGCTGACGGCAATCGTCAAGTTGTTCCTGAAGAAGCCCACCGAGACCCAGGAGCTAGTGCAGCAGGTGTTGAGTCTAGCCACACAG gactCCGATAATCCAGACCTCAGGGACCGCGGCTACATCTACTGGCGTCTGCTCTCGACAGACCCCGTGGCTGCCAAGGAGGTGGTTCTGGCGGAGAAGCCCCTGATCTCAGAGGAGACAGATCTGATTGAGCCCACACTGCTGGAGGAGCTCATCTGCCACATTGGTACTCTGGCCTCTGTCTACCACAAGCCTCCCAGTGCCTTTGTTGAGGGCAGCCGTGGTGTTCAACACAAGAGACTCGCTGGCAGTTCTGGATC TGGCGAGAGTGTTGAGAGCCCAGATACTGGTTCTGCTGCTGGAGTTTCTGAGGCGCCCCCTGCTGTCATCCCATCCCAGGGAGACCTCCTGGGAGATCTGCTTAATCTGGACCTGACGCCTACTACCACCGGACCACCACCGCCCGCCTCCACTGGCATGCAGATGGGTGCTATGGACCTTCTTGGTGGAGGACTAGACAGCCTG ATGGGGGATGAGTCTGAGCCG CCGCCCATCCCCCTGCGGACGGACACTCCTCAGTCACCTCAGCTCCCACATCAGTCCCCATCGCCCCCAGATTACAGCCCAACTGAG CTTGGCGGAGACCTTGGAGGAAGTCCTGCt ATGGGGGCTCCTTTCGGTGCTCCTCCAGCTACAATGCCAGCCTCTTTCAATGCCCCCGTTAGCGGCGGACTGGATGACCTGTTTGATCTTGCAGGTGGAGTTGGTATGCCTATGGGAGCCTACAACCCCCCTAAAACA CTTTGGCTTCCAGCCATGAAGGCCAAAGGTCTGGAGATATCGGGCACTTTTGTCCGCCGAGCTGGTGTCATCCAAATGGAGATGACTCTCAATAATAAAGCCATGAGTGTCATGAGTGATTTTGCCATCCAGTTTAACAGAAACAG CTTTGGTCTCGCTCCGGCTGGTCCCCTTCAGATTCTCACTCCTCTTAGCCCAAACCAGAGTATTGAAGCGGCCCTTCCCCTCAGCACTGTGGGACCTGTCATGAAGATGGAGCCTCTCAACAACCTGCAG CTGACCTTTCCGAGCGTAACCAATGAGAAAACAGCTGGATGA
- the ap1b1 gene encoding AP-1 complex subunit beta-1 isoform X3 — protein sequence MTDSKYFTTTKKGEIFELKAELNSDKKEKKKEAVKKVIASMTVGKDVSALFPDVVNCMQTDNLELKKLVYLYLMNYAKSQPDMAIMAVNTFVKDCEDPNPLIRALAVRTMGCIRVDKITEYLCEPLRKCLKDEDPYVRKTAAVCVAKLHDINAQLVEDQGFLDTLKDLISDSNPMVVANAVAALSEIAESHPNSNLLDLNPQTINKLLTALNECTEWGQIFILDCLANYTPRDDRESQSICERVTPRLSHANSAVVLSAVKVLMKFMEMLPKDLDYYGTLLKKLAPPLVTLLSAEPELQYVALRNINLIVQRRPEILKHEMKVFFVKYNDPIYVKLEKLDIMIRLASQANIAQVLAELKEYATEVDVDFVRKAVRAIGRCAIKVEQSAERCVSTLLDLIQTKVNYVVQEAIVVIKDIFRKYPNKYESVIATLCENLDSLDEPEARAAMIWIVGEYAERIDNADELLESFLEGFHDESTQVQLQLLTAIVKLFLKKPTETQELVQQVLSLATQDSDNPDLRDRGYIYWRLLSTDPVAAKEVVLAEKPLISEETDLIEPTLLEELICHIGTLASVYHKPPSAFVEGSRGVQHKRLAGSSGSGESVESPDTGSAAGVSEAPPAVIPSQGDLLGDLLNLDLTPTTTGPPPPASTGMQMGAMDLLGGGLDSLMGDESEPPPIPLRTDTPQSPQLPHQSPSPPDYSPTELGGDLGGSPAMGAPFGAPPATMPASFNAPVSGGLDDLFDLAGGVGMPMGAYNPPKTLWLPAMKAKGLEISGTFVRRAGVIQMEMTLNNKAMSVMSDFAIQFNRNSFGLAPAGPLQILTPLSPNQSIEAALPLSTVGPVMKMEPLNNLQVAVKNNIDVFYFSCQYPISMLFVEDGKMERQVFLATWKDIPNDNESQFQIKDCHLNSDAASNKLQGSNIFTIAKRTVEGQDMLYQSMKLTNGIWVLAELRVQMGNPNYTISLKCRAPEVSQCVFQNYEMVLKN from the exons ATGACTGACTCCAAGTACTTCACCACTACCAAGAAAG GGGAGATATTTGAGCTCAAGGCAGAGCTAAACAGTgataagaaagagaagaagaaggaggctGTGAAGAAGGTCATTGCATCCATGACAGTTGGCAAGGATGTCAG CGCCCTGTTCCCAGATGTTGTGAACTGCATGCAGACGGACAACCTGGAGCTGAAAAAGCTGGTCTACCTCTACCTGATGAACTACGCCAAGAGTCAGCCAGACATGGCTATCATGGCTGTGAACACCTTTGTAAAG GACTGTGAAGACCCTAACCCTCTGATCCGGGCCCTTGCTGTTCGCACAATGGGCTGCATCCGTGTGGACAAGATCACAGAGTACCTCTGTGAGCCACTGAGGAAATGTCTGAAGGATGAAGACCCGTATGTGAGGAagacagctgctgtgtgtgtagcGAAGCTCCATGATATCAATGCCCAGTTGGTGGAGGACCAAGGCTTCCTGGACACCCTTAAAGACCTCATTTCGGACTCCAACCCCATG GTTGTAGCAAACGCAGTGGCAGCGCTGTCTGAGATAGCAGAGTCTCACCCCAACAGTAATCTACTGGACCTGAACCCTCAGACCATCAACAAGTTGCTGACAGCTTTAAATGAGTGTACAGAGTGGGGACAGATATTCATTCTCGACTGCCTGGCTAACTACACACCTCGTGATGACCGCGAGTCCCAAAG CATCTGTGAGCGTGTGACCCCACGGCTCTCCCACGCCAACTCTGCAGTGGTGTTGTCCGCTGTTAAAGTTTTAATGAAGTTCATGGAGATGCTGCCCAAAGACTTGGACTACTATGGCACCCTGCTGAAGAAGCTCGCCCCTCCACTGgtcactctcctctctgctgagCCTGAGTTGCAATATGTGGCTCTTAGAAACATCAACCTCATCGTACAGAGACG ccCTGAGATCCTGAAACACGAGATGAAGGTTTTCTTTGTGAAGTACAATGACCCAATCTACGTCAAACTGGAGAAGCTGGACATCATGATTCGCCTAGCATCTCAAGCTAACATCGCCCAG gtCCTGGCTGAGCTGAAGGAGTACGCCACTGAGGTGGATGTAGACTTTGTCCGTAAAGCAGTCAGAGCCATTGGCCGCTGTGCCATCAAAGTAGAG CAATCAGCAGAACGCTGTGTCAGCACGCTGCTTGACCTCATCCAAACCAAGGTCAACTATGTGGTGCAGGAGGCCATTGTGGTCATTAAGGACATCTTCCGCAAGTACCCCAACAA GTATGAGAGCGTGATTGCCACCCTGTGTGAAAACCTGGACTCCCTGGATGAACCGGAGGCCCGTGCTGCCATGATCTGGATTGTGGGAGAGTATGCTGAGCGCATCGACAACGCTGATGAGCTGCTGGAGAGCTTCTTGGAGGGTTTCCATGATGAAAGCACTCAG GTGCAGTTGCAACTGCTGACGGCAATCGTCAAGTTGTTCCTGAAGAAGCCCACCGAGACCCAGGAGCTAGTGCAGCAGGTGTTGAGTCTAGCCACACAG gactCCGATAATCCAGACCTCAGGGACCGCGGCTACATCTACTGGCGTCTGCTCTCGACAGACCCCGTGGCTGCCAAGGAGGTGGTTCTGGCGGAGAAGCCCCTGATCTCAGAGGAGACAGATCTGATTGAGCCCACACTGCTGGAGGAGCTCATCTGCCACATTGGTACTCTGGCCTCTGTCTACCACAAGCCTCCCAGTGCCTTTGTTGAGGGCAGCCGTGGTGTTCAACACAAGAGACTCGCTGGCAGTTCTGGATC TGGCGAGAGTGTTGAGAGCCCAGATACTGGTTCTGCTGCTGGAGTTTCTGAGGCGCCCCCTGCTGTCATCCCATCCCAGGGAGACCTCCTGGGAGATCTGCTTAATCTGGACCTGACGCCTACTACCACCGGACCACCACCGCCCGCCTCCACTGGCATGCAGATGGGTGCTATGGACCTTCTTGGTGGAGGACTAGACAGCCTG ATGGGGGATGAGTCTGAGCCG CCGCCCATCCCCCTGCGGACGGACACTCCTCAGTCACCTCAGCTCCCACATCAGTCCCCATCGCCCCCAGATTACAGCCCAACTGAG CTTGGCGGAGACCTTGGAGGAAGTCCTGCt ATGGGGGCTCCTTTCGGTGCTCCTCCAGCTACAATGCCAGCCTCTTTCAATGCCCCCGTTAGCGGCGGACTGGATGACCTGTTTGATCTTGCAGGTGGAGTTGGTATGCCTATGGGAGCCTACAACCCCCCTAAAACA CTTTGGCTTCCAGCCATGAAGGCCAAAGGTCTGGAGATATCGGGCACTTTTGTCCGCCGAGCTGGTGTCATCCAAATGGAGATGACTCTCAATAATAAAGCCATGAGTGTCATGAGTGATTTTGCCATCCAGTTTAACAGAAACAG CTTTGGTCTCGCTCCGGCTGGTCCCCTTCAGATTCTCACTCCTCTTAGCCCAAACCAGAGTATTGAAGCGGCCCTTCCCCTCAGCACTGTGGGACCTGTCATGAAGATGGAGCCTCTCAACAACCTGCAG GTGGCTGTTAAGAACAACATTGACGTATTCTACTTCAGCTGCCAATACCCCATCAGCATGCTGTTTGTGGAGGACGGGAAGATGG AGCGACAGGTGTTCCTCGCCACATGGAAAGACATTCCTAATGACAACGAGTCCCAGTTTCAGATCAAAGACTGCCATCTCAACTCAG ATGCAGCCTCCAACAAACTGCAGGGTAGCAACATCTTCACCATAGCCAAGCGTACAGTGGAGGGTCAGGACATGCTGTATCAGTCCATGAAACTCACCAATGGCATCTGGGTGCTGGCTGAGCTGAGGGTGCAGATGGGAAACCCAAACTACACG